A genomic window from Aquila chrysaetos chrysaetos chromosome 21, bAquChr1.4, whole genome shotgun sequence includes:
- the XPNPEP2 gene encoding xaa-Pro aminopeptidase 2 isoform X1, with amino-acid sequence MHPPQWIAAWVLLLHGCAMDRPPQAASAKTDIRNCSAVPPYLPPTAINTTARLAALRGTMRAHSVHAYIVPSTDAHMSEYIAERDSRLGWLTGFTGSAGTVVVTWDKAALWTDSRYWIQAERQLDCNWELQRTTWIKSIGLWILEAVPVGGNISLDPFLFSIDTWNSYSQALHGSGRTLLPIETNLVDQVWGDQRPPPASSEIYSLPAAFTGSSWQEKVAGIRQQMEQHVRRPTAVLLSGLEETAWLFNLRGNDIPYNPVFYSYTLLTNTSISLFVDETRLSAAARQSLRAGCPGPLCVELQEYGQARAHLRRYAQGNVTVWLGTEYTTYGLYGVIPQEKLLEDSYSPVMLAKAVKNAKEQELLRAAHVRDAVAVIQYLLWLEKMVPQGEVDEFSGAQHIDMLRQAQEHNCGPSFQSISASGLNAALAHYSPSNRSSRKLSVDEMYLSDTGGQYLDGTTDITRTMHWGVPTPLQKEAYTRVLMGNIDLSRLIFPPNTAGRVVESFARRALWNVGLNYGHGTGHGIGNFLSVHEWPVGFQSNNVPLTAGMFTSIEPGYYRDGEFGIRIEDVALVVEAQTKVAQWGWAGEGGTAPGGLHQGRGGGTHAPPAGLGAPNATSLPQHQTGEKPFLTFEVVSLVPYDRNLIDLSLLSPEQIRYLNAYYETIRARVGPELQRQRLEEEYRWLQRNTEPFPLGSAAAAAAATATLGTLALASLLSALLTGLQA; translated from the exons ATGCACCCCCCTCAGTGGATCGCAGCCTGGGTGCTCCTGCTCCACG GCTGTGCCATGGACCGGCCGCCGCAGGCTGCCTCCGCCAAGACCGACATTCGGAACTGCTCCGCAGTCCCACCG TACCTGCCGCCTACGGCCATCAACACGACGGCGCGGCTCGCCGCTCTGCGGGGCACCATGCGAGCCCACAGCGTCCATGCCTACATCGTGCCCTCCACGGATGCCCACATG AGCGAGTACATCGCCGAGCGGGATTCCCGGCTGGGCTGGCTGACCGGCTTCACTGGCTCTGCAG GCACCGTAGTGGTGACGTGGGACAAGGCTGCCCTGTGGACCGACAGCCGCTACTGGATCCAGGCAGAGCGGCAGCTGGACTGCAACTGGGAGCTGCAGAGGACAA cctggATCAAGTCCATCGGGCTGTGGATCCTGGAGGCGGTTCCTGTGGGGGGGAACATCAGCTTGGACCCGTTCCTCTTCTCCATCG ACACCTGGAACAGCTACAGCCAGGCTCTGCACGGCTCCGGCAGGACCCTGCTCCCCATCGAGACCAACCTTGTAGATCAAGTGTGGGGTGACCAGAGGCCCCCTCCAGCCTCCAGCGAGATCTACAGCCTCCCGGCAGCGTTCACGG ggagcagctggcaggagaaggTGGCCGGGATCCGGCAGCAGATGGAGCAGCACGTTCGACGCCCCACGGCCGTGCTGCTGTCAGGGCTGGAGGAGACGGCCT GGCTCTTCAACCTCCGCGGAAACGACATTCCCTACAACCCCGTCTTCTACTCCTACACCCTGCTGACCAACACCAGCATAAG cctgtTCGTGGACGAGACGCGGCTGtcggcggcggcacggcagtCCCTGCGGGCAGGCTGCCCGGGGCCGCTGTGCGTGGAGCTGCAGGAGTACGGGCAGGCACGTGCCCACCTCCGCCGCTACGCCCAGGGCAACGTCACCGTCTGGCTGGGCACCGAGTACACCACCTACGGCCTCTACGGCGTCATCCCCCAG gagaagctgctggaggaCAGCTACTCCCCCGTCATGCTGGCCAAGGCTGTGAAAAACGCcaaggagcaggagctgctgcgaGCCGCTCAC GTTCGGGACGCAGTGGCTGTCATCCAGTACCTGCTGTGGCTGGAGAAGATGGTCCCGCAGGGGGAGGTGGACGAGTTTTCGGGGGCACAGCACATCGACATGCTCCGCCA gGCCCAGGAGCACAACTGTGGGCCCAGCTTCCAGTCCATCTCCGCCAGCGGGCTCAACGCAGCACTGGCCCACTACAG CCCCTCCaacaggagcagcaggaagCTGTCTGTGGATGAGATGTACCTTTCAGACACCGGAGGGCAATATCT GGATGGGACGACAGACATCACACGGACGATGCACTGGGGTGTGCCGACCCCACTCCAGAAG GAAGCCTACACCCGCGTGCTGATGGGCAACATCGACCTGTCCCGCCTCATCTTCCCACCCAACACAGCAG GGCGAGTGGTGGAGTCCTTCGCCCGCCGGGCACTCTGGAACGTGGGACTCAACTACGGCCACGGGACCGGCCACGGCATCGGCAACTTCCTCTCGGTCCATGAGT GGCCTGTGGGATTCCAGTCCAACAACGTGCCCCTGACGGCCGGCATGTTCACCTCCATCG AGCCCGGGTACTACCGGGACGGCGAGTTTGGGATCCGCATCGAGGATGTCGCCCTCGTGGTGGAGGCGCAGACCAAGGTAGCGCAATGGGGCTGGGCTGGTGAGGGTGGCACAGCGCCGGGGGGGCTGCATCAAGGCAGGGGTGGGGGCACACACGCCCccccggcggggctgggggcacccAACGCCACCTCTCTGCCGCAGCACCAGACCGGGGAGAAGCCCTTCCTGACCTTCGAGGTGGTGTCCCTGGTGCCCTACGACCGCAACCTCATCGACCTCAGCCTCCTGTCACCGGAGCAG ATCCGGTACCTGAATGCCTACTACGAGACCATCCGGGCGCGCGTGGGGCCAGAGCTGCAGCGGCAGCGGCTGGAGGAGGAGTACCGCTGGCTGCAGAGGAACACCGAGCCCTTCCCGCTGGGCAgtgccgccgctgccgccgctgccaCCGCCACCCTGGGCACACTGGCCCTCGCCTCCCTCCTCTCCGCGCTGCTCACCGGGCTGCAGGCCTGA
- the XPNPEP2 gene encoding xaa-Pro aminopeptidase 2 isoform X3: MHPPQWIAAWVLLLHGCAMDRPPQAASAKTDIRNCSAVPPYLPPTAINTTARLAALRGTMRAHSVHAYIVPSTDAHMSEYIAERDSRLGWLTGFTGSAGTVVVTWDKAALWTDSRYWIQAERQLDCNWELQRTTWIKSIGLWILEAVPVGGNISLDPFLFSIDTWNSYSQALHGSGRTLLPIETNLVDQVWGDQRPPPASSEIYSLPAAFTGSSWQEKVAGIRQQMEQHVRRPTAVLLSGLEETAWLFNLRGNDIPYNPVFYSYTLLTNTSISLFVDETRLSAAARQSLRAGCPGPLCVELQEYGQARAHLRRYAQGNVTVWLGTEYTTYGLYGVIPQEKLLEDSYSPVMLAKAVKNAKEQELLRAAHVRDAVAVIQYLLWLEKMVPQGEVDEFSGAQHIDMLRQAQEHNCGPSFQSISASGLNAALAHYSPSNRSSRKLSVDEMYLSDTGGQYLDGTTDITRTMHWGVPTPLQKEAYTRVLMGNIDLSRLIFPPNTAGRVVESFARRALWNVGLNYGHGTGHGIGNFLSVHEWPVGFQSNNVPLTAGMFTSIEPGYYRDGEFGIRIEDVALVVEAQTKHQTGEKPFLTFEVVSLVPYDRNLIDLSLLSPEQIRYLNAYYETIRARVGPELQRQRLEEEYRWLQRNTEPFPLGSAAAAAAATATLGTLALASLLSALLTGLQA; the protein is encoded by the exons ATGCACCCCCCTCAGTGGATCGCAGCCTGGGTGCTCCTGCTCCACG GCTGTGCCATGGACCGGCCGCCGCAGGCTGCCTCCGCCAAGACCGACATTCGGAACTGCTCCGCAGTCCCACCG TACCTGCCGCCTACGGCCATCAACACGACGGCGCGGCTCGCCGCTCTGCGGGGCACCATGCGAGCCCACAGCGTCCATGCCTACATCGTGCCCTCCACGGATGCCCACATG AGCGAGTACATCGCCGAGCGGGATTCCCGGCTGGGCTGGCTGACCGGCTTCACTGGCTCTGCAG GCACCGTAGTGGTGACGTGGGACAAGGCTGCCCTGTGGACCGACAGCCGCTACTGGATCCAGGCAGAGCGGCAGCTGGACTGCAACTGGGAGCTGCAGAGGACAA cctggATCAAGTCCATCGGGCTGTGGATCCTGGAGGCGGTTCCTGTGGGGGGGAACATCAGCTTGGACCCGTTCCTCTTCTCCATCG ACACCTGGAACAGCTACAGCCAGGCTCTGCACGGCTCCGGCAGGACCCTGCTCCCCATCGAGACCAACCTTGTAGATCAAGTGTGGGGTGACCAGAGGCCCCCTCCAGCCTCCAGCGAGATCTACAGCCTCCCGGCAGCGTTCACGG ggagcagctggcaggagaaggTGGCCGGGATCCGGCAGCAGATGGAGCAGCACGTTCGACGCCCCACGGCCGTGCTGCTGTCAGGGCTGGAGGAGACGGCCT GGCTCTTCAACCTCCGCGGAAACGACATTCCCTACAACCCCGTCTTCTACTCCTACACCCTGCTGACCAACACCAGCATAAG cctgtTCGTGGACGAGACGCGGCTGtcggcggcggcacggcagtCCCTGCGGGCAGGCTGCCCGGGGCCGCTGTGCGTGGAGCTGCAGGAGTACGGGCAGGCACGTGCCCACCTCCGCCGCTACGCCCAGGGCAACGTCACCGTCTGGCTGGGCACCGAGTACACCACCTACGGCCTCTACGGCGTCATCCCCCAG gagaagctgctggaggaCAGCTACTCCCCCGTCATGCTGGCCAAGGCTGTGAAAAACGCcaaggagcaggagctgctgcgaGCCGCTCAC GTTCGGGACGCAGTGGCTGTCATCCAGTACCTGCTGTGGCTGGAGAAGATGGTCCCGCAGGGGGAGGTGGACGAGTTTTCGGGGGCACAGCACATCGACATGCTCCGCCA gGCCCAGGAGCACAACTGTGGGCCCAGCTTCCAGTCCATCTCCGCCAGCGGGCTCAACGCAGCACTGGCCCACTACAG CCCCTCCaacaggagcagcaggaagCTGTCTGTGGATGAGATGTACCTTTCAGACACCGGAGGGCAATATCT GGATGGGACGACAGACATCACACGGACGATGCACTGGGGTGTGCCGACCCCACTCCAGAAG GAAGCCTACACCCGCGTGCTGATGGGCAACATCGACCTGTCCCGCCTCATCTTCCCACCCAACACAGCAG GGCGAGTGGTGGAGTCCTTCGCCCGCCGGGCACTCTGGAACGTGGGACTCAACTACGGCCACGGGACCGGCCACGGCATCGGCAACTTCCTCTCGGTCCATGAGT GGCCTGTGGGATTCCAGTCCAACAACGTGCCCCTGACGGCCGGCATGTTCACCTCCATCG AGCCCGGGTACTACCGGGACGGCGAGTTTGGGATCCGCATCGAGGATGTCGCCCTCGTGGTGGAGGCGCAGACCAAG CACCAGACCGGGGAGAAGCCCTTCCTGACCTTCGAGGTGGTGTCCCTGGTGCCCTACGACCGCAACCTCATCGACCTCAGCCTCCTGTCACCGGAGCAG ATCCGGTACCTGAATGCCTACTACGAGACCATCCGGGCGCGCGTGGGGCCAGAGCTGCAGCGGCAGCGGCTGGAGGAGGAGTACCGCTGGCTGCAGAGGAACACCGAGCCCTTCCCGCTGGGCAgtgccgccgctgccgccgctgccaCCGCCACCCTGGGCACACTGGCCCTCGCCTCCCTCCTCTCCGCGCTGCTCACCGGGCTGCAGGCCTGA
- the XPNPEP2 gene encoding xaa-Pro aminopeptidase 2 isoform X2, with amino-acid sequence MDRPPQAASAKTDIRNCSAVPPYLPPTAINTTARLAALRGTMRAHSVHAYIVPSTDAHMSEYIAERDSRLGWLTGFTGSAGTVVVTWDKAALWTDSRYWIQAERQLDCNWELQRTTWIKSIGLWILEAVPVGGNISLDPFLFSIDTWNSYSQALHGSGRTLLPIETNLVDQVWGDQRPPPASSEIYSLPAAFTGSSWQEKVAGIRQQMEQHVRRPTAVLLSGLEETAWLFNLRGNDIPYNPVFYSYTLLTNTSISLFVDETRLSAAARQSLRAGCPGPLCVELQEYGQARAHLRRYAQGNVTVWLGTEYTTYGLYGVIPQEKLLEDSYSPVMLAKAVKNAKEQELLRAAHVRDAVAVIQYLLWLEKMVPQGEVDEFSGAQHIDMLRQAQEHNCGPSFQSISASGLNAALAHYSPSNRSSRKLSVDEMYLSDTGGQYLDGTTDITRTMHWGVPTPLQKEAYTRVLMGNIDLSRLIFPPNTAGRVVESFARRALWNVGLNYGHGTGHGIGNFLSVHEWPVGFQSNNVPLTAGMFTSIEPGYYRDGEFGIRIEDVALVVEAQTKVAQWGWAGEGGTAPGGLHQGRGGGTHAPPAGLGAPNATSLPQHQTGEKPFLTFEVVSLVPYDRNLIDLSLLSPEQIRYLNAYYETIRARVGPELQRQRLEEEYRWLQRNTEPFPLGSAAAAAAATATLGTLALASLLSALLTGLQA; translated from the exons ATGGACCGGCCGCCGCAGGCTGCCTCCGCCAAGACCGACATTCGGAACTGCTCCGCAGTCCCACCG TACCTGCCGCCTACGGCCATCAACACGACGGCGCGGCTCGCCGCTCTGCGGGGCACCATGCGAGCCCACAGCGTCCATGCCTACATCGTGCCCTCCACGGATGCCCACATG AGCGAGTACATCGCCGAGCGGGATTCCCGGCTGGGCTGGCTGACCGGCTTCACTGGCTCTGCAG GCACCGTAGTGGTGACGTGGGACAAGGCTGCCCTGTGGACCGACAGCCGCTACTGGATCCAGGCAGAGCGGCAGCTGGACTGCAACTGGGAGCTGCAGAGGACAA cctggATCAAGTCCATCGGGCTGTGGATCCTGGAGGCGGTTCCTGTGGGGGGGAACATCAGCTTGGACCCGTTCCTCTTCTCCATCG ACACCTGGAACAGCTACAGCCAGGCTCTGCACGGCTCCGGCAGGACCCTGCTCCCCATCGAGACCAACCTTGTAGATCAAGTGTGGGGTGACCAGAGGCCCCCTCCAGCCTCCAGCGAGATCTACAGCCTCCCGGCAGCGTTCACGG ggagcagctggcaggagaaggTGGCCGGGATCCGGCAGCAGATGGAGCAGCACGTTCGACGCCCCACGGCCGTGCTGCTGTCAGGGCTGGAGGAGACGGCCT GGCTCTTCAACCTCCGCGGAAACGACATTCCCTACAACCCCGTCTTCTACTCCTACACCCTGCTGACCAACACCAGCATAAG cctgtTCGTGGACGAGACGCGGCTGtcggcggcggcacggcagtCCCTGCGGGCAGGCTGCCCGGGGCCGCTGTGCGTGGAGCTGCAGGAGTACGGGCAGGCACGTGCCCACCTCCGCCGCTACGCCCAGGGCAACGTCACCGTCTGGCTGGGCACCGAGTACACCACCTACGGCCTCTACGGCGTCATCCCCCAG gagaagctgctggaggaCAGCTACTCCCCCGTCATGCTGGCCAAGGCTGTGAAAAACGCcaaggagcaggagctgctgcgaGCCGCTCAC GTTCGGGACGCAGTGGCTGTCATCCAGTACCTGCTGTGGCTGGAGAAGATGGTCCCGCAGGGGGAGGTGGACGAGTTTTCGGGGGCACAGCACATCGACATGCTCCGCCA gGCCCAGGAGCACAACTGTGGGCCCAGCTTCCAGTCCATCTCCGCCAGCGGGCTCAACGCAGCACTGGCCCACTACAG CCCCTCCaacaggagcagcaggaagCTGTCTGTGGATGAGATGTACCTTTCAGACACCGGAGGGCAATATCT GGATGGGACGACAGACATCACACGGACGATGCACTGGGGTGTGCCGACCCCACTCCAGAAG GAAGCCTACACCCGCGTGCTGATGGGCAACATCGACCTGTCCCGCCTCATCTTCCCACCCAACACAGCAG GGCGAGTGGTGGAGTCCTTCGCCCGCCGGGCACTCTGGAACGTGGGACTCAACTACGGCCACGGGACCGGCCACGGCATCGGCAACTTCCTCTCGGTCCATGAGT GGCCTGTGGGATTCCAGTCCAACAACGTGCCCCTGACGGCCGGCATGTTCACCTCCATCG AGCCCGGGTACTACCGGGACGGCGAGTTTGGGATCCGCATCGAGGATGTCGCCCTCGTGGTGGAGGCGCAGACCAAGGTAGCGCAATGGGGCTGGGCTGGTGAGGGTGGCACAGCGCCGGGGGGGCTGCATCAAGGCAGGGGTGGGGGCACACACGCCCccccggcggggctgggggcacccAACGCCACCTCTCTGCCGCAGCACCAGACCGGGGAGAAGCCCTTCCTGACCTTCGAGGTGGTGTCCCTGGTGCCCTACGACCGCAACCTCATCGACCTCAGCCTCCTGTCACCGGAGCAG ATCCGGTACCTGAATGCCTACTACGAGACCATCCGGGCGCGCGTGGGGCCAGAGCTGCAGCGGCAGCGGCTGGAGGAGGAGTACCGCTGGCTGCAGAGGAACACCGAGCCCTTCCCGCTGGGCAgtgccgccgctgccgccgctgccaCCGCCACCCTGGGCACACTGGCCCTCGCCTCCCTCCTCTCCGCGCTGCTCACCGGGCTGCAGGCCTGA
- the APLN gene encoding apelin, with product MTGRAAGPGRALTAYKCGSPAAGPPLQPPPPPPPPRSPPSMAAPRWLLALLLLWLALAAAGPLGQAPDGKDAEDGLIRTLVRPRGARRGAGHRPSGWRRYRRPRPRLSHKGPMPF from the exons ATgaccgggcgggcggcggggccgggccgggctctCACCGCCTACAAATGCGGCTCCCCCGCAGCGGGGCCGCCGctgcagccgccgccgccgcccccgccgccccgcagcccccccagcaTGGCCGCGCCGCGCTGGCTCCtggcgctgctgctgctctggctcGCCCTGGCCGCCGCGG GGCCGCTGGGCCAGGCGCCGGATGGGAAGGATGCGGAGGACGGCCTCATCCGAACGCTGGTGCGGCCGCGGGGTGCACGGCGCGGGGCTGGGCACCGGCCGAGCGGCTGGAGGAGGTaccggcggccccggccccggcttTCCCACAAGGGCCCCATGCCCTTCTGA